GCAGCGGTTTCTCCATCAGCCCAGATTGGTTTCGGCAATTTGATATCCAGCAAGTGCCCACGTTCGTGTCCATCAAACCCGGACAATGCCAACCCAAACAATCTTGCCTGCCCACCGATTATGATGTGGTCACGGGCAATATTTCGTTGTATCAAGCCTTAGAGACGCTAGCGCAAGGCGACACCCAACAGGAGGTGGCGACGCTGCTGCGCGCACTCGAGCATTAAAAAAGGAGCGCTCATGCGCACATTCTTGCCCCGCTTCATCACACTATTATGCCTTTGCTCTCCCATGCTCACTCACGCCAATCAAGCGCAAACCTATAACGACAGCGCCCAATGGGCGAAACACACGGCCAACCAAACGCTCACCCCAAGTGCGTTGCCCTTAAACGCCAAAGACTATTGCAAGGACGCCGCCTGTAAAAGCGGTGTGGATAACCCCAAAGAGTCCCAACTCGATGACAGCACTATCAATAGCCAAAAGGCGCACGCCTTTGCCACCAATGACATCGCGCAAGACATCACCCACAACTTTAACCAAGGTCGGCCTGACATTAAAAATGACCCCGCCATGAGATTTGCGCTGCTTGGCCAAGAGAACGCCTTTGAGGTAACGCACGGCATCTCCAATGCCTACGTGGATTGCAAGAGCGGCTCTCAATGCGTCATCGACCCTGTCCCAAGGCAATGCAATCAACCCACACGAAAACAGGTTCCTTGCGAGAAAGTCCCCATTGCCTCTGTGACCGTGAGTCCCGTCATTTTCATTTGCCCTCAAGGTTGGACGAATCAAGGACGAGACTGCACGAGGCAAATCACACAATGCCGTTATGACGCTCGCAACTCTGTCTCCGCTAGCGGAGGCAACTGCGGGAGACTTGGGGGCGAATGGATGATATGGGATGGGCGTCGCGTTCAGAGCGGAAAATGGAAAGGGAAAGAAAAATCGGATCGAAACTATGATTGTCGAGGAGGCCGGCACAGCGGCTGGTCAACCACTTGGGAGATTTGTGGGCTGGTTAATGAAACCATGCCCGCCACGCTCACCTGCCAAACAGGCTTCTCTCTTTCAGGCGGTAATTGCATCAAAAACACCTTCAGTTGGTCACCGCAATGCACGTTAATTAAAGCCTGCAAACCCATCAGTGAAACCTGCATTGAGGGGGAAGAAACACGGATAGTCAATGGGATCCCCACCACGTTGCCTTGTTGGAAGTACCAAATTAACCATGAATGCAACACGACAGATACTTGCAAGCCACTGCCCAACGACTGCACAACCACAGAGAAACGATGCAGCTTGAAGCAAAATGGCGTTTGTGTCGAAGAGGAAGTGCAAAAAAGCTGCCCTGAAAAAACCTGCCATACCACGGCACTCGAATGCGGTGAGCAGTCTTTTTGCTTGGATGGGGATTGCTACCAAGAAACGCCGAAGCTTAATGTCAACTTCGATAAATCCGTGGCCGCGCTCGCAGGCCTTGCCGAAGCGGTCAAAGACGTGGGCTCACCGCCCAAAATCTTCACAGGAAAACCGATGCAATGTGAAAAGAAAATCGCCGGCTTTAATGACTGCTGCAGCGATTCAGGTTGGGGGCAAGGCTTAGGCGCGAAATGCAGTGAGCAAGAGAAAGCCTTGGGCAAAGCCAAAGGAAAAGGGCTCACGCTGTATGTCGGCGAGTTTTGCGCAAAAAAAATCCTCGGCGCTTGCTTACGACACAAGCGCAGTTACTTCGTTTACGACAGTAAGTTGGCCAAAATCATCCAACAACAAGGGGCCATGAGTCAGCTTGGTAAAGGACTAGGCTCTTCAGAGCGCCCCACTTGCGCGCCATTAACCCCCGAAGAGCTCGGTCAAATCAATTTTGAACACATTGACTTTGCCGAGTTTTATCCAGAGATGAAAGGCAACACAAACTTACCCAACTTTGATGAAATCAAAAACCGACTTCAAAGTGCCACGGGCGGATAAACCGCCCTTCCATCCACGCCATGCTCCCATCCGTTTAACCAAGGTCTATGATGATGAAAAAACACCTGATGGCTATCATTACCCTAACGCTGCTTGTTCATGGCCAGTCCGCTCTCGCCAATGACGCCCCGTTAGGGTGGCGATGGTATAACGAACCAAAAGCAATCACCGAAACCCCCAAACCCAAGCCACTGCCAAGCAATACCCAAACCACGGTGTCACCGCCGAGCCCCCTCTCAGCCACGCAGCAAATGGACTGGTTCCATACCATGCACGATGAAGCCAAAAACGACGCGTTCATTCACCCAAAAGACAAAGAGAAACTGGCGCACTTCTTAGCCCTGAACCGTTTCATCACCGCTCAAACCGATGAGATTGGCATGACCTTTAAAGCGGTCCTACTTGACAAGCCTGAGCTGTCTTACACCAAAGACCACCCAACAGAGCAAGCGGCCAGACAGCCCTATCTTGCCCTTGAAACACAAAAGAAGACGGACGCCGTCAAGCAAATGCAACAGGAGGGATGGGGTTTCTTCTTTGTCTACGAAGGCCGCGATGCCCTTACCCAAAAATTAGCGCCCTCCATTCAAGCCTTTGCCGACGAGCATCACTTCGATTTGCTGGGCATAAGCACCGACCAGACCTTCATCACCAACCTAAAAGAAAACCGGCACAACCAAGGAAAAGTGACCGTGCCCTTTACGCCGGCTTTGATTTTGGTGCACCCGGAGACGGGGGAGATGAAGCCATTGGCCTATGGCTGGATAAGCCAAACCGACCTTCTTGGGCGGTTTTACAACGTGGCCACCGACTTTAAAGCCTCCGACTTTTAACAACGAGAATGTTTAATCCACTAAAAGTAACCACAGTCCAACAAACACCAACAACGCGACGCAAAAGCCCACACCGATTATCACGTTCACCACAAAAAACCGCTGTCCATTTTAAATCCCTTTTGTTTATTTTCATCTTGGAGTCTTCATGAATGTTATTCGCCCTATCCTGCTGGCGCTCCTACTGAGCGTCAATAGCGCGCACGCCGCCATGCAAAACCAATACGCCCTGGTGTTCTTTTTTGATAGTACCTGCATCTACTGCCATCGACTGACCCCCAAAGTCCAACAAGCCAGCCTCGACTTTGCGCTGCCAATCTACGCTTTTTCCGTGAACGGCCAAGGCATTCCAGGCTTTGAGGTACCCATTCCCGTCACGCATGACATCGCCACCACCTTTTTCCCGCAAACCACCAAGCCGGTGATGCCCGCGACGTTCTTACTCAACGTCAACAGTCGTAAGTTCGCCAAACTCAGCATTGGCGATGTCGCTCAAAGCCAGCTCAATCAAAGCATACAGCAAGTGCTCAGCGATCCCACCATTCAAAAGGCCCTACAATGATGCGCTCATTTACTCACCGCTTATGCACATTTTATGTGCATAAGCGCCTCTTTTCTTTATTATTCTTAAGCTTAGCTGCCCCCGTTACTTGGGCCGACACCAATAACGCGTTGGCGCGCTTTTTTGATGCCACCAGTTATCAAGCCAACGTCAGCAACCCCACCGCGTATCAAGGCCAAGCGGCAAACTACTACAGTGGGGGCAGTCTTTTCGTGCGCACGAAGATTGTTGATGCGCAATTGGTCAGCGTCACCGTGCCCGCCATCAGTGCCGGTTGCTCAGGCATTGACATGTTCATGGGCGGGTTTTCTCACATCAAATCCGACCAATTGGTGAAGCTGGGCAAAGCCATCATTCACAATGCCCCGCCTTTTGTCGTGAATTTGGCCCTGCAAACCTGGGCGCCGCAGCTCAAGCAAAACCTTGACCAGTTGCAAGCGACCCTCGACAAATACCTCAACCAATCGGTGAACTCCTGCCAAGCCGCGCAAGCGGCCATTGGGGGACTGGCGGCGTTTGCCGCGCCCGCCACCAAAAAACACGTCTGCGCCACCTTAGGCACGCAAAACAACGCCTTTTCAGATTGGGTGGAAGCGCAGCACCAATGCGGCGCCGGAGGACAAGCGGCGGGGCAACTGGCGAGCGCCAAAGGCGATGCCAGCTTAAAAGACATGACCAAAACCAATCACAACGTGATTTGGTCCGCCATCATGACCAACCCCTTCTTAGCCGCAGACACAAAACTGGCCGAATTCATGATGAGCCTGTCGGGCACTTACGTGTACGACCAAAACGGCAAGCCCCACTACTACCCAAGCTTGCTCACGGACAACAATAACCTCATTCAAACGCTGCTTGAGGGCGGAAAAGGCGACATTTACCAATGCAAGAACACGGGCAAAGACGCCTGCGTCACTCTGACCAAGACAACCGCCCTCACCATCAGCAAAACCCATGGCATTGAACGCCGCATTCGCGCGATATTAGAAGGGCTACTGCGCACCATCCACAACGACCAAGCCTTGACGAGCCAGCAAAAGGGCTTTTTGGAGTTCACCCAAACCCCGGTGCTGAAATTTTTCATTGATGCGACCGCCACCCAACAAACCCCGGATTTGGGGCACTACGCGCGCATGATGTCGGTCGAGCTGTTAAACCAATACTTAACCAACATGCTCGCCATTGCCCGGCAGTCTCTCCACAACACCAACAATGACCTAAAAGACATCGAACGCATTACCCACGACATCGATAACGCCAAGCGTTTCACCGATGGGTTGGCGGACAAGGCCATTCACGCCTTGCTGAACAAGAATGCGCTCATTGCCTCAGAAAAAGAGACGCCGAAAGAAACGCGAAAAGCAATTCAAAAGCAGACCCCACCCACATCAACCTATGGACAATAGCCATGAGAACCCTGGAATATTACACCTACACCGGCTCTGAGGTCGTGGCCAAGGCGCTGAACGCCTTAGCCACGTTTTTTACCACCGCCACTTTTGGCAGCTTCTTACAAATCTGTTTGGGACTGGGGCTCATCAGCAGCTTGTTCATGTTCATGCTCAGCCGTAACCCCAAAGATTTGATTAAATGGGGCGCGGTGTTTTTTCTGGTGCCGTTATTGCTCATCAACATGAAAGCGCGGGTCCTGGTGATAGACAAAACCGAGCCGGGCAAGTTTTTCACCGTGGATAATGTGCCTTATCTGGTTGCGCTGCCCACCTATTTCTTTTCTACCGTCATGGTGGGCATGGCCGAAGGGGTCGAGGCGATTTTCACCACCTCCGATGATGAGCGCTATGGCCGCACGGGCATGATGTTTGGCTCTGAGCTGTATCAGCTTTCCAGACAATCCACCGTACAAGAAGTGGCGTTAAAGAAAATCTGGAACGACTACTTTGATAACTGCATGATTGGCGATGTGCAAATCAACAACAAGTACAGTTGGGATACCCTTTTTTCCAGCCCTGACATTTTTGCGATGTTAGACACCGTAAGACAAAGCCCTCTACGGGCGGTCTTTTTAGACGAAGGCGCGGGTAAGATGAGCTTTAAAACCTGCGCGCAAGTCTACCCCATCGTCAGAAAACGCTTCACTGACGCCGCCGGAGGCAACCTCACGGCGCTGGCGCATCACCTGTTAGGGAAAAATGCCGCCAAGTACAAGCCTCAAATCGCGCTGTCGCTTAAACGCAGCTACGATAAGTACGTCAACATTTCCACCTCAGCGTCCAACAACATCAGACAAAACATGGTGATGAACGAAGTTCGTTATAACCTTGACCGCCTTGATCCGACGCAAAGCGCGCTCAACTACGCCTACACCCAAAACAAACTGCAAACCACGTCCATGTGGGCCTCGCTTGGTCTCATGGCTCGCGAATACCTCCCGATGCTGCACACCCTGATTTTCATGCTGTTTGCCTGCTTGGGTTTCTTTATTGCGGGCGCGGCGGTCATCCCCGGACTGACCGCGCTGGTCTTAAAGAATTACGTGTCCACCTTCGCGTACTTATCCACGTGGCCGACCTTGTTTGCCATCATTAATGCGCTGCAATTGTGGGGATTGGAATCCTTGTCCACCGATGTGTCTGGGCGCTTTGGGGGGCTGGTGCTCTCCAACGCGAACGCCATGGATGAGCTTCACAGCCGCTTTGCTTGGATGACGGGCATTCTCATGATAAGCGTCCCGGCCATTGCTGGCGGCCTTCTCAAAGGAGGTCAAGCGGTCATGTCCAGCATGAACTACCAACTGGCGGGCATGATCAACTCAACCAACGCCCGCGCAAGCGCCGCGGCGGCCAGTGGCAATTTGGATTTT
This DNA window, taken from Vibrio tapetis subsp. tapetis, encodes the following:
- a CDS encoding conjugal transfer protein TraH gives rise to the protein MMRSFTHRLCTFYVHKRLFSLLFLSLAAPVTWADTNNALARFFDATSYQANVSNPTAYQGQAANYYSGGSLFVRTKIVDAQLVSVTVPAISAGCSGIDMFMGGFSHIKSDQLVKLGKAIIHNAPPFVVNLALQTWAPQLKQNLDQLQATLDKYLNQSVNSCQAAQAAIGGLAAFAAPATKKHVCATLGTQNNAFSDWVEAQHQCGAGGQAAGQLASAKGDASLKDMTKTNHNVIWSAIMTNPFLAADTKLAEFMMSLSGTYVYDQNGKPHYYPSLLTDNNNLIQTLLEGGKGDIYQCKNTGKDACVTLTKTTALTISKTHGIERRIRAILEGLLRTIHNDQALTSQQKGFLEFTQTPVLKFFIDATATQQTPDLGHYARMMSVELLNQYLTNMLAIARQSLHNTNNDLKDIERITHDIDNAKRFTDGLADKAIHALLNKNALIASEKETPKETRKAIQKQTPPTSTYGQ
- the traN gene encoding type-F conjugative transfer system mating-pair stabilization protein TraN, translated to MRTFLPRFITLLCLCSPMLTHANQAQTYNDSAQWAKHTANQTLTPSALPLNAKDYCKDAACKSGVDNPKESQLDDSTINSQKAHAFATNDIAQDITHNFNQGRPDIKNDPAMRFALLGQENAFEVTHGISNAYVDCKSGSQCVIDPVPRQCNQPTRKQVPCEKVPIASVTVSPVIFICPQGWTNQGRDCTRQITQCRYDARNSVSASGGNCGRLGGEWMIWDGRRVQSGKWKGKEKSDRNYDCRGGRHSGWSTTWEICGLVNETMPATLTCQTGFSLSGGNCIKNTFSWSPQCTLIKACKPISETCIEGEETRIVNGIPTTLPCWKYQINHECNTTDTCKPLPNDCTTTEKRCSLKQNGVCVEEEVQKSCPEKTCHTTALECGEQSFCLDGDCYQETPKLNVNFDKSVAALAGLAEAVKDVGSPPKIFTGKPMQCEKKIAGFNDCCSDSGWGQGLGAKCSEQEKALGKAKGKGLTLYVGEFCAKKILGACLRHKRSYFVYDSKLAKIIQQQGAMSQLGKGLGSSERPTCAPLTPEELGQINFEHIDFAEFYPEMKGNTNLPNFDEIKNRLQSATGG
- the traF gene encoding type-F conjugative transfer system pilin assembly protein TraF; the encoded protein is MMMKKHLMAIITLTLLVHGQSALANDAPLGWRWYNEPKAITETPKPKPLPSNTQTTVSPPSPLSATQQMDWFHTMHDEAKNDAFIHPKDKEKLAHFLALNRFITAQTDEIGMTFKAVLLDKPELSYTKDHPTEQAARQPYLALETQKKTDAVKQMQQEGWGFFFVYEGRDALTQKLAPSIQAFADEHHFDLLGISTDQTFITNLKENRHNQGKVTVPFTPALILVHPETGEMKPLAYGWISQTDLLGRFYNVATDFKASDF
- the traF gene encoding conjugal transfer protein TraF → MNVIRPILLALLLSVNSAHAAMQNQYALVFFFDSTCIYCHRLTPKVQQASLDFALPIYAFSVNGQGIPGFEVPIPVTHDIATTFFPQTTKPVMPATFLLNVNSRKFAKLSIGDVAQSQLNQSIQQVLSDPTIQKALQ
- a CDS encoding conjugal transfer protein TraG N-terminal domain-containing protein, producing the protein MRTLEYYTYTGSEVVAKALNALATFFTTATFGSFLQICLGLGLISSLFMFMLSRNPKDLIKWGAVFFLVPLLLINMKARVLVIDKTEPGKFFTVDNVPYLVALPTYFFSTVMVGMAEGVEAIFTTSDDERYGRTGMMFGSELYQLSRQSTVQEVALKKIWNDYFDNCMIGDVQINNKYSWDTLFSSPDIFAMLDTVRQSPLRAVFLDEGAGKMSFKTCAQVYPIVRKRFTDAAGGNLTALAHHLLGKNAAKYKPQIALSLKRSYDKYVNISTSASNNIRQNMVMNEVRYNLDRLDPTQSALNYAYTQNKLQTTSMWASLGLMAREYLPMLHTLIFMLFACLGFFIAGAAVIPGLTALVLKNYVSTFAYLSTWPTLFAIINALQLWGLESLSTDVSGRFGGLVLSNANAMDELHSRFAWMTGILMISVPAIAGGLLKGGQAVMSSMNYQLAGMINSTNARASAAAASGNLDFGNMQMDNHSMNNTNANKFDDNTLTNTGHTYTQKGDGSVSTQHADGRMTYDSSQTTSRGNISANTPSLVQETVQNAGSSTQQSLDQTTRHLGQTLKAGMELIERWNDRLQQNLFYR